DNA sequence from the Thauera sedimentorum genome:
AGGTAGCCGCGCGCGGAATTGAGGTTGCTGCGCACGAAGCCGATCGGATTGTTGATCTCGTGCGCCATGCCGGCCGCCAGCTGGGCGATGCCGGCCAGGCGCTCGGCCTGGTAGAGCTGGCGCTGGCGGGTCTCGATCACCCCCACCTGCTCGGCCACCCGCGCCTCCAGCTGGGCGGCCAGTTCGCGGTAGCGCGCTTCGGATTTTTCCAGCGCGCGGTGCTTCTCGCGCAGGGCGTCGAAATCCGCCTGCACGCTCTGCACATGCAGCGCCGAGGCCATGTGGTAGCGCTGGCGGGCCAGCAGGATCTGGCGCAGCAGGCCGGCCGCGCCGGCAAGCGCCGCGGCATGCTCGGGCGGGCCGAGCAGCCAGCCCAGCGCTTCGATGTCCACCGCCACCGCGACCGCATGCCGGCCCGGTTCCGCCGGCGGTGCGTCGCCATCGACCAGTTCCAGCGGCGCGCCGACCAGCGGCGCGAGCATGTCGAGCAGGCGCGCGCGCTCGCCCGCGGGCAGCAGCTCGGCCAGCGTCCAGTCGTGGTCGAAAGCGGCCTGTGCGGCCGGGCTCACCGCCATCACCGGATCATGTTTGTCGGTCATGTCGCCGCTCCGCGCAGCGCGGCGGCGAAGCCGGCCGCGCTCAGGCCGTGTTCGCGCTCGAGCCCGTAGCTGTCGGCAATCCGCGGGTAGAGCGCGTCAAGCAGGGTGGAGAAGGTCTCCAGCACGCCCGGCCCGGTGAGTGCGCTGGCGAAGGTCATCGGCCAGGGCGCGCCGGCCCAGCGTTCGGCGATCTCGGCCTCGCTGAGGATGTCGGCCAGGTCGCGCTTGTTGAACTGCACCACCAGCGGCAGGCGGTCGAAGTCCAGCCCCACGCGCGCGGCATTGTCGGCCAGGTTCTCGAAGGACAGGCCGTTGTTGGCCGCTTGCGTGCGCTGCGAGTCGGCCACGAACACC
Encoded proteins:
- a CDS encoding GTP-binding protein translates to MAEFDEAARRLTLKLVYYGPAASGKTTNLMRLHDMLQPELKGEIMTLETQNDRTLFFDLLPLGIRAPSGLLVKFKLFTVPGQVAHDGTRKAVLSRADGVVFVADSQRTQAANNGLSFENLADNAARVGLDFDRLPLVVQFNKRDLADILSEAEIAERWAGAPWPMTFASALTGPGVLETFSTLLDALYPRIADSYGLEREHGLSAAGFAAALRGAAT